Proteins co-encoded in one Azospirillum brasilense genomic window:
- the gatC gene encoding Asp-tRNA(Asn)/Glu-tRNA(Gln) amidotransferase subunit GatC — translation MSLDKATVAKIAHLARIKVPDDELDHLAGELSQILTFVEQLGEVDTQDVPPMTSVAAQTLRRRKDEVTDGGYRDAVLSNGPETAEGFYVVPKVVE, via the coding sequence ATGTCGCTCGACAAGGCCACCGTGGCCAAGATCGCGCATCTGGCCCGCATCAAGGTGCCGGACGATGAACTGGATCACCTGGCGGGTGAGCTGAGCCAAATCCTGACCTTCGTCGAACAGTTGGGCGAGGTCGACACGCAGGACGTGCCGCCGATGACCAGCGTGGCCGCGCAGACCCTGCGCCGCCGCAAGGACGAGGTGACCGATGGCGGTTACCGCGACGCCGTCCTCTCCAACGGCCCGGAGACGGCCGAAGGCTTCTACGTCGTTCCGAAGGTGGTCGAGTGA
- a CDS encoding GFA family protein: MSDGATLTGGCLCGAVRYTVTERPMGVVNCHCGQCRRFHGHFGAYITIPRETVAVSDADCVLSWYRSSAKARRGFCARCGSSLFWSGDESDLFDVAAGSLDQPTGLATLRHIHVADKADYYMIDDGLERFPQGAPEPP; this comes from the coding sequence ATGAGCGACGGCGCGACGTTGACTGGCGGTTGCCTGTGCGGCGCCGTCCGGTACACGGTGACCGAGCGACCCATGGGGGTGGTGAACTGCCATTGCGGCCAGTGCCGGCGCTTCCACGGCCATTTCGGCGCCTACATCACCATTCCGCGCGAGACGGTCGCGGTGTCCGATGCGGACTGTGTCCTGTCCTGGTACCGCTCCTCGGCGAAGGCGCGGCGCGGGTTCTGCGCGCGTTGCGGGTCGTCGCTGTTCTGGAGCGGCGACGAGTCCGACCTGTTCGACGTGGCCGCCGGCAGCCTGGACCAGCCGACCGGGCTCGCCACGCTGCGGCACATTCATGTGGCGGACAAGGCGGACTATTACATGATTGACGACGGGCTGGAGCGCTTTCCCCAGGGCGCTCCCGAGCCGCCGTAA
- a CDS encoding GFA family protein, protein MADGGNRRVWSGGCACGGVRYEIMARPSPVSFCHCGQCRRQHSHVGAYTTFPREALRLVADGTLAWYASSERARRGFCSRCGTGLFWDPLAEPRMDATAGSLDEPTGLQADRHIWVDFKGDYYSLCDDGLLRRTSTEPGNQTLFNDPTED, encoded by the coding sequence ATGGCTGACGGCGGTAACAGGCGGGTCTGGAGCGGCGGTTGCGCCTGCGGCGGCGTGCGCTATGAGATCATGGCGCGGCCGTCGCCGGTGTCCTTCTGCCATTGCGGCCAGTGTCGGCGCCAGCACAGCCATGTCGGCGCCTACACCACCTTCCCGCGGGAAGCCCTGCGCCTCGTGGCGGACGGTACCCTGGCTTGGTACGCGTCGTCGGAACGCGCGCGGCGGGGCTTCTGTTCACGCTGCGGCACCGGCCTGTTCTGGGACCCGTTGGCGGAACCGCGCATGGACGCGACGGCGGGCAGCCTGGACGAACCGACCGGCCTGCAGGCCGACCGTCACATCTGGGTGGACTTCAAGGGCGACTATTACAGCCTGTGCGACGACGGCCTGCTCCGCCGGACCAGCACGGAGCCCGGCAACCAGACCCTCTTCAACGATCCCACGGAGGATTGA
- a CDS encoding AEC family transporter, producing the protein MLPIAGALAPIFLLILFGQGLRRRAVIPESAWPSLDRLTYLLFFPCLIVDELTRTDLRALSMGSMGGTMAAGVFAGAALALAVRRPIGLDGPAFTSIFQGAIRPNTYVGLAGASALYGSAGLTLTAVGIAVVVPLVNLLCVTAMVRYGRVADGTPQRSGGGAVVSGILRNPIIIAVAIGAALNLGGIGRITVIADVVGILARAALPMGLLSVGAGLDLAAARGAGLGVALSSVLKLLLVPAATALAGLWLGVDGLPLTIAVLFNALPCSASSYVLARQMGGDHALVAGIITVQTLASAATLPLVVALAG; encoded by the coding sequence ATGCTGCCCATCGCCGGGGCGCTGGCCCCGATCTTCCTGCTGATCCTGTTCGGACAGGGGCTGCGCCGCCGCGCCGTGATCCCCGAGTCCGCCTGGCCGTCGCTCGACCGGCTGACCTATCTTCTGTTCTTTCCCTGCCTGATCGTGGACGAGCTGACGCGGACCGACCTGCGCGCGCTGTCCATGGGGTCCATGGGCGGAACGATGGCGGCTGGGGTTTTCGCCGGCGCCGCCCTGGCGCTCGCCGTGCGGCGACCGATCGGGCTGGACGGACCGGCCTTCACCTCGATCTTCCAGGGGGCGATCCGGCCCAACACCTATGTGGGTCTGGCGGGGGCCAGCGCGCTCTACGGGTCCGCCGGGCTGACGCTGACGGCTGTGGGCATCGCCGTTGTGGTGCCGCTGGTCAACCTCCTCTGCGTCACGGCGATGGTGCGCTATGGGCGCGTGGCGGACGGCACGCCGCAGCGCAGCGGCGGCGGCGCGGTCGTCTCCGGCATCCTGCGCAACCCGATCATCATCGCCGTCGCCATCGGCGCCGCCCTGAACCTGGGAGGAATCGGGCGGATTACGGTGATCGCGGACGTGGTGGGCATCCTGGCGCGGGCCGCCCTGCCCATGGGGCTGCTGTCGGTCGGCGCCGGGCTGGACCTCGCCGCGGCGCGCGGCGCCGGGCTCGGCGTGGCGCTGTCCAGCGTCCTGAAGCTGCTTCTGGTTCCCGCCGCGACGGCGCTCGCCGGGCTGTGGCTGGGGGTAGACGGGCTGCCGCTGACCATCGCGGTGCTGTTCAACGCCCTGCCCTGCTCGGCCAGCTCCTATGTCCTGGCCCGGCAGATGGGCGGCGACCATGCTCTCGTGGCCGGCATCATCACCGTCCAGACCCTCGCCTCCGCCGCCACGCTGCCGCTGGTCGTCGCCTTGGCGGGGTGA
- a CDS encoding dihydroorotase → MSNANARVAYRNARLLDPASGLDQRGDLLTEGAKIADFGPSLFADGVPEGIEVVDLQGQCLAPGLVDMRVLIGEPGEEEKDTIKSASRAAVAGGITAVVLLPNTDPVTDEVASLEFIARRAREVRLVKVFAYAAATRGTEGNEITEMGLLSRAGAVAFTDGTKAIASAKAMRRALSYARTFDKLIVQHPEEPSLASGGMMNSGERATRLGLVGIPREAEIIMIERDLRLLELSGGRLHFAHVTTGESVDLIRRAKARGLKVTCDTAPHYFALTETDVGDYRTFAKVSPPLRGEMDRRAIVEGLADGTIDAIASDHTPQDQDQKRLPFAQAACGVIGLETLFPLTLELVHKGAMPLLKALACVTVKPAELLGLPLGRIAKGAPADLIAFDLDVPWKVDVAAFKSKSKNSPFEDRPVQGRPLRTVVDGRTVWQFEG, encoded by the coding sequence ATGTCTAACGCCAACGCCCGCGTCGCCTACCGCAACGCCCGCCTGCTCGACCCCGCCAGCGGCCTGGACCAGCGGGGCGACCTGCTGACCGAAGGCGCGAAGATCGCCGACTTCGGCCCGTCCCTGTTCGCCGACGGCGTGCCGGAGGGGATCGAGGTCGTCGACCTCCAGGGCCAGTGCCTCGCCCCCGGCCTCGTCGACATGCGCGTCCTCATCGGCGAGCCCGGCGAGGAGGAAAAGGACACCATCAAGAGCGCGTCGCGCGCCGCGGTGGCCGGCGGCATCACCGCCGTGGTCCTGCTGCCCAACACCGACCCGGTGACCGACGAGGTGGCGAGCCTGGAGTTCATCGCCCGGCGCGCACGCGAGGTGCGTCTGGTCAAGGTCTTCGCCTACGCCGCCGCCACCCGCGGGACCGAGGGCAACGAGATCACCGAGATGGGCCTGCTGTCCCGCGCCGGGGCCGTGGCCTTCACCGACGGCACCAAGGCGATCGCCAGCGCCAAGGCGATGCGCCGCGCGCTCAGCTACGCCCGCACCTTCGACAAGCTGATCGTCCAGCATCCGGAGGAGCCGAGCCTCGCCAGCGGCGGCATGATGAATTCGGGCGAGCGCGCCACCCGCCTCGGCCTCGTCGGCATCCCACGGGAGGCCGAGATCATCATGATCGAGCGCGACCTGCGCCTGCTGGAACTCTCCGGCGGCCGGCTGCACTTCGCCCACGTCACGACGGGCGAGTCGGTGGACCTGATCCGCCGCGCCAAGGCGCGCGGGCTGAAGGTCACCTGCGACACCGCCCCGCACTACTTCGCCCTGACCGAGACGGACGTCGGCGACTACCGCACCTTCGCCAAGGTCTCGCCGCCGCTGCGCGGCGAGATGGACCGGCGCGCCATCGTGGAAGGTCTGGCCGACGGCACCATCGACGCCATCGCGTCGGACCACACGCCGCAGGACCAGGACCAGAAGCGCCTGCCCTTCGCCCAGGCCGCCTGCGGCGTGATCGGGCTGGAGACGCTGTTCCCGCTGACCCTGGAGCTGGTGCACAAGGGCGCCATGCCGCTGCTGAAGGCGCTGGCCTGCGTGACCGTGAAGCCGGCCGAACTCCTCGGCCTGCCGCTCGGCCGCATCGCCAAGGGGGCGCCCGCCGACCTGATCGCCTTCGACCTGGACGTGCCGTGGAAGGTGGACGTGGCGGCCTTCAAGTCGAAGTCGAAGAACAGCCCCTTCGAGGACCGCCCCGTCCAGGGCCGTCCGCTGCGCACCGTGGTGGACGGGCGCACCGTCTGGCAGTTCGAGGGCTGA
- a CDS encoding GNAT family N-acetyltransferase — MPSATPVPGSAALSHRPLADADIPRICGFARDREELYFLFPRATWPLTPEQVRDSLAVRRDPTVVLRGGEVVGYANFAIFEAGRTASLGNVSVAPWARRSGVAKHLVSTMMDRAFVHHGLPELRLRCFNTNTPGLLLYAALGFAPIAVEEHKAPWGDRLALFTLRLDREGWAAGRGDG; from the coding sequence ATGCCCAGCGCCACCCCCGTTCCGGGTTCCGCCGCACTCAGCCACCGCCCCTTGGCGGACGCCGACATCCCGCGCATCTGCGGCTTCGCCCGCGACCGGGAGGAGCTGTATTTTTTGTTTCCCCGCGCGACGTGGCCGCTGACTCCGGAACAGGTGCGCGACTCCCTGGCCGTGCGCCGCGATCCCACGGTGGTGCTGCGCGGCGGCGAGGTGGTCGGCTACGCGAACTTCGCGATTTTCGAGGCGGGGCGAACCGCCAGCCTGGGCAACGTCAGCGTGGCGCCCTGGGCACGGCGGTCGGGTGTGGCGAAGCATCTGGTGTCCACCATGATGGATCGAGCCTTCGTCCATCACGGCTTGCCGGAGCTCCGGCTGCGCTGCTTCAACACCAACACGCCGGGACTTCTTCTCTACGCCGCCCTGGGGTTCGCCCCGATCGCCGTGGAGGAGCACAAGGCGCCCTGGGGCGACCGGCTCGCCCTGTTCACCCTGCGCCTCGACCGGGAGGGCTGGGCCGCAGGGCGCGGCGACGGGTGA
- a CDS encoding transcriptional regulator GcvA has translation MARRLPPLNALRAFESAARHLSFTKAAEELHVTQAAVSHQIKGLEEWLGMPLFRRMNRALILTETGQSYLPPVRDALDTLSHATERLFRMDGSGALTISTMPSFAAKWLVMRLGRFQARHPELEVRLHTTPQLVDFSQQDVDIGIRFGAGNWPGLRCDRLMTEDIYPVCSPSLLTGPRPLRCPEDLRHHTLLHDDYFITWGTWGEAAGIAGLDHARGPRFDDSALLLQVAAEGGGVALARGVLVADDVAAGRLVRLFDVHLPGNYAYYVAAPPHYFSRPKVKAFRDWLFEEAATDPTDAHSRTLPAAESATTSSPDA, from the coding sequence ATGGCCCGCCGCCTGCCACCGCTGAACGCCCTGCGCGCCTTCGAATCCGCCGCCCGGCACCTGTCCTTCACCAAGGCGGCGGAGGAGCTTCACGTCACCCAGGCCGCGGTCAGCCACCAGATCAAGGGGCTGGAGGAATGGTTGGGCATGCCGCTGTTCCGCCGGATGAACCGCGCGCTGATCCTGACCGAGACCGGGCAATCCTACCTGCCGCCGGTGCGCGACGCGCTCGACACGCTGTCGCACGCGACGGAGCGGCTGTTCCGCATGGACGGGTCCGGCGCGCTGACCATCTCCACCATGCCCAGCTTCGCCGCGAAGTGGCTGGTCATGCGGCTGGGCCGCTTCCAGGCCCGCCATCCGGAGCTGGAGGTGCGGCTGCACACCACCCCGCAGCTCGTCGACTTCAGCCAGCAGGACGTCGACATCGGCATCCGTTTCGGCGCCGGCAACTGGCCCGGCCTGCGCTGCGATCGGCTGATGACCGAGGACATCTACCCGGTGTGCAGCCCCTCGCTCCTCACCGGTCCCCGCCCCCTGCGCTGCCCGGAGGATCTGCGCCACCACACGCTGCTCCACGACGACTACTTCATCACCTGGGGCACCTGGGGCGAGGCCGCCGGGATCGCCGGCCTGGACCACGCCCGCGGCCCGCGCTTCGACGATTCGGCGCTGCTGCTCCAGGTCGCGGCGGAGGGCGGCGGCGTGGCGCTGGCGCGCGGCGTCCTGGTGGCGGACGACGTCGCCGCCGGGCGGCTGGTCCGGCTGTTCGACGTCCATCTGCCGGGCAACTACGCCTACTACGTCGCCGCCCCGCCCCATTACTTCTCGCGCCCGAAGGTGAAGGCGTTCCGCGACTGGCTGTTCGAGGAAGCCGCCACCGATCCTACGGACGCTCACAGCCGGACCTTGCCCGCGGCGGAGTCCGCCACAACCTCTTCCCCAGACGCCTGA
- a CDS encoding SAM-dependent methyltransferase, with protein sequence MDIPRIFNITESAHRIHNPITPEKLATLGAALRLEAGTRVLDLGSGSGEMLCSWARDHGIVGTGVDMSQLFTAQAKLRAVELGVADRVEFIHGDAAGYVSDEKAGVAACVGATWIGGGVAGTVDLLERSLRGGGIILIGEPFWRRLPPTDEVAKGCLANAISDFFTLPDLLASFRRLGCDVVEMMLADQDGWDRYEAAKWLTMRRWLDANPDDELAPDVRDKLTSEPGRYAAYTRDYLGWGVFALMRR encoded by the coding sequence ATGGACATTCCGCGGATTTTCAACATCACGGAAAGCGCCCATCGCATCCACAACCCGATCACGCCTGAGAAGCTCGCCACGCTCGGCGCGGCGCTGCGTCTGGAAGCAGGGACGCGCGTGCTCGACCTCGGCAGCGGTTCGGGCGAGATGCTGTGCAGCTGGGCGCGCGATCACGGCATCGTCGGCACCGGCGTCGACATGAGCCAATTGTTCACCGCGCAGGCGAAACTGCGTGCGGTCGAACTCGGCGTCGCCGACCGGGTCGAATTCATCCACGGCGATGCCGCGGGCTATGTGTCGGACGAAAAGGCCGGGGTGGCGGCCTGCGTCGGCGCCACCTGGATCGGCGGTGGCGTCGCCGGCACGGTGGACTTGCTGGAGCGCAGCCTGCGCGGCGGCGGGATCATCCTCATCGGCGAGCCCTTCTGGCGGCGCCTGCCGCCGACGGACGAGGTCGCCAAGGGGTGTCTTGCCAACGCGATCTCCGACTTCTTCACGCTGCCGGACCTTCTCGCGTCCTTTCGCCGGCTCGGCTGCGACGTCGTTGAAATGATGCTGGCCGACCAGGACGGTTGGGACCGCTACGAGGCCGCGAAGTGGCTCACCATGCGGCGGTGGCTCGACGCCAACCCCGACGACGAACTCGCGCCCGATGTCCGGGACAAGCTGACCTCGGAGCCCGGGCGCTACGCCGCCTACACCCGCGACTATCTGGGGTGGGGCGTGTTCGCGCTGATGAGGCGCTGA
- a CDS encoding aspartate carbamoyltransferase catalytic subunit, with protein MTGSPHSTTVFPHRHLLGIEGLTAGEITTILDLADGYVEQNRQPSKKSSLLDGRTIVNLFFENSTRTRTSFELAGKRLGADVINMSSDGSSVKKGETLIDTAMTLNAMHLDALVVRHADSGAVKLLADKVNCSVINAGDGHHEHPTQGLLDALAIRRRLGSLDGLIVAICGDILHSRVARSNIHLLNAMGARVRCVAPPTLIPSQIDRLGVEIHHSMATGLKDADVVMMLRLQTERMSGQYVPSTREYFYFYGLDYEKLAVAKPHAVVMHPGPMNRGVEIDSEVADDLKRSMILDQVELGVAVRMAVLDLLTRDRRGTDV; from the coding sequence ATGACCGGATCGCCCCATTCCACGACGGTTTTCCCGCACCGCCACCTCCTTGGCATCGAGGGGCTGACGGCAGGCGAGATCACCACCATCCTCGACCTCGCCGACGGCTACGTCGAGCAGAACCGCCAGCCTTCGAAGAAGTCGTCGCTCCTCGACGGGCGGACGATCGTCAACCTCTTCTTCGAGAATTCGACCCGCACCCGCACCAGCTTCGAGCTGGCCGGCAAGCGGCTCGGCGCCGACGTCATCAACATGTCGTCGGACGGCAGCTCGGTGAAGAAGGGCGAGACGCTGATCGACACGGCGATGACGCTGAACGCCATGCACCTCGACGCGCTGGTCGTTCGCCACGCCGATTCGGGGGCGGTGAAGCTGCTGGCCGACAAGGTCAACTGCTCGGTCATCAACGCCGGCGACGGCCACCACGAGCACCCGACGCAAGGGCTCCTGGACGCGCTGGCGATCCGCCGCCGCCTGGGCAGCCTCGACGGTCTGATCGTGGCGATCTGCGGCGACATCCTGCACAGCCGCGTCGCGCGCTCCAACATCCATCTGCTGAACGCCATGGGCGCGCGGGTGCGCTGCGTGGCGCCGCCGACGCTGATCCCCTCCCAGATCGACCGGCTGGGCGTCGAGATCCACCACTCCATGGCGACGGGCCTGAAGGACGCCGACGTGGTGATGATGCTGCGCCTCCAGACCGAGCGGATGAGCGGCCAGTATGTCCCTTCGACCCGCGAATACTTCTACTTCTACGGACTGGACTACGAGAAGCTGGCGGTGGCGAAGCCGCACGCGGTGGTCATGCATCCCGGCCCGATGAACCGCGGCGTCGAGATCGACTCGGAGGTCGCCGACGACCTCAAGCGCTCCATGATCCTCGATCAGGTGGAGCTGGGCGTGGCCGTCCGCATGGCCGTGCTCGACCTTCTCACCCGAGACCGCCGGGGCACCGATGTCTAA
- the gatA gene encoding Asp-tRNA(Asn)/Glu-tRNA(Gln) amidotransferase subunit GatA, which yields MTGLTHLTMAAALDGLAKKEFTAVELTEAHVKAVETIRPLNAFITETPEQALAMAKASDARRAKGEAGPMEGLPIAVKDLFCTKGVPTTAASHILDGFKPEYESTVTSNLWRDGAVMLGKVNLDEFAMGSANITSHHGNVISPWSPGEVGNWSRQIVPGGSSGGSAAAVAARAALGATGTDTGGSIRQPAAFTGIVGIKPTYGRCSRWGVVAFASSLDQAGPMTRTVEDAAIMLRSMCGFDPKDSTSVDLPVPDFRAALTGDIRGLKVGIPKEYRVEGMPAEIAAIWDQGIEWLKQAGAEPVEISLPHSKYALATYYIVAPAEASSNLARYDGLRYGLRVEGASLKDMYENTRGAGFGKEVRRRILIGTYVLSAGYYDAYYNKARQVRTRIKWDFDEAFKTCDVILTPTAPSTAFAIGEKMDDPIQMYLNDVFTVPASLAGLPGMSVPAGVGSDGLPLGLQLLGRPFDEETVLRVGQVIEKAAAVTATPPFMA from the coding sequence ATGACCGGTCTTACGCATCTGACCATGGCGGCGGCCCTCGACGGCCTCGCCAAGAAGGAATTCACCGCGGTCGAGCTGACCGAGGCCCACGTCAAGGCGGTGGAGACGATCCGCCCGCTGAACGCCTTCATCACCGAGACGCCGGAGCAGGCGCTGGCGATGGCCAAGGCGTCCGACGCCCGCCGCGCCAAGGGCGAGGCCGGCCCGATGGAGGGCCTGCCGATCGCGGTGAAGGACCTGTTCTGCACCAAGGGCGTGCCGACCACCGCGGCCAGCCACATCCTCGACGGCTTCAAGCCGGAGTATGAGTCCACCGTCACCAGCAACCTGTGGCGCGACGGCGCCGTCATGCTGGGCAAGGTGAACCTGGACGAGTTCGCCATGGGCTCGGCCAACATCACCTCCCACCACGGCAACGTGATCAGCCCGTGGAGCCCGGGCGAGGTCGGCAACTGGTCGCGCCAGATCGTTCCCGGCGGCTCGTCGGGCGGTTCGGCCGCGGCGGTGGCCGCGCGCGCCGCGCTGGGCGCCACCGGCACGGACACCGGCGGCTCGATCCGCCAGCCCGCCGCCTTCACCGGCATCGTCGGCATCAAGCCGACCTACGGGCGCTGCTCGCGCTGGGGCGTGGTCGCCTTCGCCTCCTCGCTGGATCAGGCCGGCCCGATGACCCGCACGGTCGAGGATGCGGCGATCATGCTGCGCTCGATGTGCGGCTTCGACCCGAAGGATTCGACCTCGGTCGACCTGCCGGTGCCGGACTTCCGCGCCGCGCTGACCGGCGACATCCGCGGCCTGAAGGTCGGCATTCCCAAGGAGTACCGGGTGGAGGGCATGCCCGCCGAGATCGCCGCGATCTGGGACCAGGGCATCGAATGGCTGAAGCAGGCCGGCGCCGAGCCGGTGGAGATCAGCCTGCCGCACAGCAAGTACGCGCTGGCCACCTACTACATCGTCGCTCCGGCCGAGGCGTCGTCGAACCTCGCGCGCTACGACGGGCTGCGCTACGGCCTGCGGGTCGAGGGCGCCAGCCTAAAGGACATGTACGAGAACACCCGCGGCGCCGGCTTCGGCAAGGAGGTCCGCCGCCGCATCCTGATCGGCACCTACGTGCTGTCGGCGGGCTATTACGACGCCTACTACAACAAGGCCCGGCAGGTGCGCACGCGCATCAAGTGGGACTTCGACGAGGCGTTCAAGACGTGCGACGTCATCCTGACGCCGACCGCGCCGAGCACCGCCTTCGCCATCGGCGAGAAGATGGACGACCCGATCCAGATGTACCTCAACGACGTGTTCACAGTCCCGGCCTCGCTGGCCGGCCTGCCGGGCATGTCGGTTCCGGCGGGCGTCGGGTCGGACGGGCTGCCGCTGGGGCTGCAGCTCCTGGGCCGGCCCTTCGATGAGGAGACCGTCCTGCGCGTCGGTCAGGTCATCGAGAAGGCCGCCGCCGTCACCGCCACCCCGCCGTTCATGGCCTGA
- the ruvX gene encoding Holliday junction resolvase RuvX: MIHTLPELAARLGRGQRLLGLDVGTKTVGMAVSDPNFVVASPIGTLKRTKFTQDARELSRTLRDYGIGGLVIGLPLNMDGSEGPRAESTRAFAKNLMERSDLLGWDAEIAFWDERLSTSAVERFMIGEADMTRKRRDEVVDKMAAAYILQGALDALAHIRRQEREQRERDEDDSDIGGESGGGDA; this comes from the coding sequence ATGATCCACACGCTTCCCGAACTGGCCGCCCGCCTGGGCCGGGGCCAGCGCCTGCTCGGCCTCGACGTCGGCACCAAGACCGTCGGCATGGCCGTGTCCGACCCGAACTTCGTCGTCGCCTCGCCGATCGGCACGCTGAAGCGCACGAAATTCACCCAGGACGCCCGCGAACTGTCGCGGACGCTGCGCGATTACGGGATCGGCGGGCTGGTGATCGGCCTGCCGCTGAACATGGACGGGTCGGAGGGGCCGCGCGCCGAATCCACCCGCGCCTTCGCCAAGAACCTGATGGAGCGGTCCGACCTGCTGGGCTGGGACGCCGAGATCGCCTTCTGGGACGAACGGCTGTCGACCTCCGCGGTCGAGCGTTTCATGATCGGCGAGGCCGACATGACCCGCAAGCGCCGGGACGAGGTGGTGGACAAGATGGCCGCCGCCTACATCCTGCAAGGCGCGCTCGACGCGCTGGCCCACATCCGCCGCCAGGAGCGTGAGCAGCGGGAGCGCGACGAGGACGACAGCGACATTGGCGGCGAGAGCGGCGGCGGGGACGCCTGA
- a CDS encoding DUF6152 family protein: MTPARPLALAALLSASLAWPAAAHHGWGGYESDKEMTLTGTVQQIAFNNPHAMLNLQADGKVWHVVLAPPSRMSTRGLPADSIKPGQTVTVVGYPAKSDPAELRAERITTADKTIELR, translated from the coding sequence ATGACGCCCGCACGTCCGCTCGCCCTCGCCGCCCTGCTGTCCGCTTCGCTGGCTTGGCCCGCCGCCGCCCACCATGGCTGGGGCGGCTATGAGTCGGACAAGGAGATGACGCTGACCGGCACCGTCCAGCAGATCGCCTTCAACAACCCGCACGCCATGCTGAACCTCCAGGCCGACGGCAAGGTCTGGCACGTCGTGCTCGCCCCGCCCAGCCGCATGAGCACGCGCGGCCTGCCCGCCGATTCGATCAAGCCCGGCCAGACCGTGACGGTGGTCGGCTACCCCGCCAAGTCCGACCCGGCGGAGCTGCGGGCGGAGCGCATCACCACCGCCGACAAGACCATCGAACTGCGCTGA
- a CDS encoding DUF1127 domain-containing protein: MSQSMNGSMNTRTDAQERPGQGIGGALVTLFDTVATWNERRRQRRALEALPDHLLQDIGLSRADAVTEADKPFWQG, encoded by the coding sequence ATGTCCCAGAGCATGAACGGCAGCATGAACACCCGCACCGACGCGCAGGAGCGGCCCGGCCAGGGTATCGGCGGTGCGCTGGTCACCCTGTTCGACACGGTGGCGACCTGGAACGAGCGGCGGCGCCAGCGGCGCGCGCTGGAGGCCTTGCCCGACCATCTGCTGCAGGACATCGGCCTGTCCCGCGCCGACGCGGTGACCGAAGCCGACAAGCCCTTCTGGCAGGGCTGA